The Megalopta genalis isolate 19385.01 unplaced genomic scaffold, iyMegGena1_principal scaffold0095, whole genome shotgun sequence genome has a window encoding:
- the LOC143262189 gene encoding uncharacterized protein LOC143262189, which yields MHIETEHVNFWTDSTIVLNWIQKEPCTLKTFVANRVADIQGKTDIAAWRHVRSQDNPADLLSRGQSPAQFLRDSNWRHGPEWLSTIESTWPKSKFDITEDVPEVKRLKCLATVSHTDEILTRQPRKNKGPLTVEELQSANEQIIRLVQASAFAQDLQKLKTGSNLHAKSKLLPLHPFIDERGILRVGGRLQNSKLQYAQKHPILLPKGHHITNLIIRDKHVSSHHAGITTTLYAVRQKSGASAIAPVKIYVAVFICLTTKAVHLEVASDMTTEAFIAALKRLIARRGICRNIYSDNGSNFVGANNELRELQEILKGDSRVENFLAGKGITWHFMPALSPHFGGIWEAAVKSFKYHVKRVVGDELFTFEQFNTFITEVEAILNSRPLTPLSSDPHDPLALTPGHFLIGNPLTSLPEADLTSTPTNRLSRWQHIQKVKQDFWTRWHKEYINHLNVRQRWSQGSHDIREGTIVVLKDDNLPPLQWHLGRIEKIHPGEDNVIRAVSVRTSTGVYRRNVKQLAPLPVENTH from the exons ATGCACATCGAAACCGAGCATGTTAACTTCTGGACCGATTCTACCATCGTCTTGAACTGGATCCAGAAGGAACCATGCACCTTAAAAACATTCGTAGCCAATAGGGTGGCCGACATACAAGGCAAAACAGACATTGCTGCTTGGCGACACGTGAGATCTCAAGACAACCCAGCCGACCTACTGTCAAGGGGACAATCACCAGCCCAATTTCTTCGCGATTCGAATTGGCGACACGGACCCGAATGGCTATCCACTATCGAATCGACATGGCCAAAATCGAAGTTCGACATCACGGAAGATGTGCCAGAGGTGAAACGTCTAAAGTGTCTCGCTACCGTTAGCCATACCGATGAAATCTTAACCAG ACAGCCTCGCAAGAACAAAGGACCTCTGACAGTCGAAGAGCTCCAATCGGCAAACGAGCAAATAATCAGATTGGTCCAAGCATCGGCTTTCGCCCAAGATCTGCAAAAACTAAAAACCGGGTCAAATTTACATGCGAAAAGCAAACTTTTGCCGCTACACCCTTTCATCGATGAAAGGGGTATACTCCGCGTGGGAGGCCGGCTGCAAAACTCGAAATTACAATACGCCCAAAAACATCCGATTTTGCTTCCCAAAGGTCACCATATCACCAATTTGATCATTCGCGACAAACATGTGAGCAGTCATCACGCCGGCATTACAACAACCTTATATGCCGTGCGACAGAA GAGCGGCGCTTCCGCAATCGCACCAGTAAAAATTTACGTTGCCGTATTCATATGTCTGACTACCAAGGCCGTTCATCTGGAAGTTGCGAGCGATATGACGACCGAAGCGTTTATCGCGGCATTAAAACGTCTCATCGCGCGTCGAGGCATATGTCGCAACATTTATTCCGATAACGGCTCCAATTTCGTGGGAGCTAACAATGAATTACGGGAACTCCAAGAAATCTTGAAGGGGGACAGCAGGGTAGAAAATTTCCTCGCGGGCAAGGGAATTACATGGCACTTCATGCCTGCCCTTTCACCACACTTCGGCGGGATATGGGAAGCCGCGGTGAAATCATTCAAATACCATGTCAAGCGAGTCGTTGGGGATGAATTGTTCACGTTCGAGCAATTCAATACATTCATCACTGAGGTCGAAGCGATTTTGAATTCTCGCCCTTTAACTCCCCTATCCTCAGATCCTCACGATCCATTAGCCTTAACACCTGGTCACTTCTTAATTGGCAATCCATTGACGAGCTTGCCGGAAGCCGATCTGACTTCAACGCCCACGAACCGGCTGTCGAGGTGGCAGCATATCCAAAAGGTTAAGCAGGACTTTTGGACTCGGTGGCATAAGGAGTACATCAACCACCTTAACGTACGACAAAGGTGGAGCCAGGGCTCCCATGACATCCGAGAAGGCACCATCGTCGTTCTAAAAGACGACAATCTTCCACCGCTTCAGTGGCACCTGGGTCGCATCGAGAAGATTCATCCAGGGGAGGACAATGTCATCCGGGCTGTTTCCGTGCGAACATCTACCGGTGTTTACAGGCGCAATGTGAAACAGTTGGCGCCGCTACCAGTCGAGAACACCCACTAG
- the LOC143262188 gene encoding uncharacterized protein LOC143262188: MTTAIVEVAGRDQPSIPCRALVDTYANANFTTEEFVAKFQLPVTKSAATIETLNAMRTVTNKIVKTTIKSRVSTYKRDLTFFTIPRIAGFVPEEPIDRDQFNILANIQLADPHFYRPAPVDMLIGSCPALASLSIGQINLSARGNPDLVLQKTQLGWIIGGSAPARKHQTTRKTFLTKLSFDLKRFWELEEGPSERRLSSEEKRCEDHFTQHLQLNETGRYVVALSFNGRESMIGASRSRALNRFLAFSRDLALKTEYSTVINEYLALGHLTQVGTDEPQSPGFYLPHHAVVKSSSATTKVRVVFDGSSKSSSGISLNDALLIGPTILDDMLLLLLRFRMHV, encoded by the coding sequence ATGACCACGGCGATCGTCGAGGTCGCAGGTCGCGATCAACCCTCAATCCCATGTCGAGCATTGGTCGATACCTACGCTAATGCGAATTTCACCACAGAGGAGTTCGTCGCGAAATTCCAGCTTCCCGTCACAAAATCGGCGGCAACCATCGAGACGCTGAACGCCATGAGAACGGTCACAAACAAGATTGTGAAAACCACCATCAAATCCCGTGTTTCGACCTACAAGCGGGATTTGACATTTTTCACAATCCCACGCATTGCGGGGTTCGTACCGGAGGAGCCGATTGACCGTGATCAATTCAACATCCTAGCTAACATCCAACTGGCTGATCCGCACTTCTACCGTCCAGCGCCCGTAGACATGCTCATCGGAAGCTGTCCTGCCCTCGCATCACTCAGTATAGGGCAAATCAACTTGTCTGCACGTGGCAACCCGGATCTCGTCCTCCAGAAAACCCAACTGGGATGGATCATCGGGGGGAGCGCACCTGCAAGGAAACACCAAACGACGCGGAAAACCTTCCTGACGAAGTTGAGTTTCGACCTCAAAAGATTTTGGGAACTGGAAGAGGGACCATCCGAACGGCGCCTCTCGTCCGAGGAGAAACGATGCGAGGATCATTTCACTCAACATCTTCAGCTAAATGAAACAGGTCGGTACGTCGTAGCTCTGTCCTTCAACGGAAGGGAATCAATGATCGGTGCATCACGGTCTCGCGCTCTAAATCGATTTTTGGCGTTCTCGCGCGATCTTGCATTGAAGACGGAGTATTCGACCGTCATCAATGAATACCTGGCGCTCGGACATTTGACTCAGGTAGGAACCGATGAACCCCAGTCACCGGGTTTCTACCTGCCGCACCATGCGGTCGTAAAGTCATCGAGCGCGACCACAAAGGTCCGTGTTGTGTTCGACGGCTCCTCCAAATCGAGTAGCGGCATATCACTAAACGACGCGCTGCTGATAGGACCCACGATACTGGACGACATGTTGCTGCTACTCCTGCGATTTCGCATGCACGTGTAA
- the LOC143262187 gene encoding uncharacterized protein LOC143262187, with protein sequence MTTETFIGALRRFISRREICEKIYSDNGTNFVGANNMMSEIHEILHNGENKIRHFLTEKQISWHFISALSPNFGGLWEAAVKCFKHHVKRVVGEELFSFEQFNTFVIEVEAKLNSRPLTPLSSDPNDPIALTPGHFLIGDSLTSFPEIDFRKTPSNRLFNWQHIQKVKQDFSSRRYKEYINQLNVRQGWTKGSPNITEGTIVVLKEDNLPPLQWRLGCVAQLHPGKDDVARVVTVRTSQGVYKRNVRQLAPLPIENSV encoded by the coding sequence ATGACCACAGAGACATTTATCGGGGCTTTGCGACGATTCATTTCGCGGAGGGAGATCTGTGAAAAGATCTATTCGGACAACGGCACCAATTTCGTTGGTGCGAACAACATGATGTCCGAGATACACGAGATCTTGCACAATGGGGAGAACAAAATCCGCCACTTCCTAACGGAGAAGCAAATCTCGTGGCACTTCATCTCGGCGCTGTCTCCGAATTTTGGCGGCCTTTGGGAAGCCGCCGTCAAATGCTTCAAACACCATGTGAAGCGAGTGGTGGGAGAAGAACTGTTCTCATTCGAGCAGTTCAACACCTTCGTAATAGAGGTCGAAGCCAAACTCAATTCCAGACCCTTGACTCCTCTATCTTCCGACCCGAACGATCCCATCGCACTCACTCCTGGCCACTTCTTGATTGGTGATTCCTTGACGAGTTTTCCTGAGATTGATTTCAGAAAAACGCCCAGCAACCGACTGTTCAATTGGCAACATATCCAAAAGGTCAAACAAGACTTTTCGTCCCGCCGGTACAAGGAATACATCAACCAACTCAACGTTCGCCAAGGGTGGACCAAGGGGTCGCCCAACATCACCGAGGGCACCATCGTCGTCCTGAAGGAGGATAATCTTCCACCACTGCAGTGGCGTCTCGGTTGTGTGGCACAACTTCACCCAGGAAAGGACGACGTCGCCAGGGTCGTGACCGTGCGGACTTCCCAAGGAGTCTACAAGCGGAACGTGAGACAACTGGCACCTCTGCCCATCGAGAACAGTGTttag
- the LOC143262190 gene encoding uncharacterized protein LOC143262190: MKEYLTLGHMSTTKPQNANGFYLPHHAVIKTSSSTTKVRVVFDGSAKSSSGLSLNDALNTGPTIQDDIFALLIRFRLHTYVLTGDIEKMYRQVLIRPEDRRYQRVLWRNERNEIADYELNTVTFGLCSAPFLAIRSIHQLADDEQADFPRAATTIRRDLYVDDLLTGANTHEEAKNLRDEIMELLNSTSVNGSPTTLNFLRV; the protein is encoded by the coding sequence ATGAAGGAATATTTGACGCTCGGCCACATGAGCACCACGAAACCACAAAACGCGAATGGTTTCTACCTGCCCCATCACGCGGTCATCAAAACTTCGAGCTCAACGACAAAGGTTCGAGTAGTCTTCGATGGTTCGGCGAAGTCAAGCAGCGGGCTGTCCCTGAACGACGCATTAAACACAGGGCCAACCATTCAGGACGACATTTTCGCACTgctcatacgatttcgattacaTACGTACGTCTTGACCGGAGACATCGAAAAGATGTACCGGCAAGTTCTCATACGGCCAGAGGATCGTCGTTATCAGCGAGTTCTGTGGAGAAACGAGCGCAACGAAATAGCCGATTACGAGCTAAACACAGTCACATTCGGACTGTGCTCGGCACCATTTCTGGCTATACGAAGCATCCATCAGCTTGCAGACGACGAGCAAGCTGACTTCCCACGAGCAGCTACAACCATAAGGCGGGACTTGTATGTCGACGATCTCCTCACCGGCGCGAACACCCATGAAGAGGCCAAGAATCTACGCGACGAAATCATGGAACTACTCAATTCAACATCCGTCAATGGATCTCCAACGACCCTGAACTTCTTGAGGGTTTAA
- the LOC143262186 gene encoding uncharacterized protein LOC143262186, with protein sequence MPTHPLARQYRNRENIRIKHVTFGLSAAPYLAIRCLTQLAQDEGHQFPKAAQALTRDFYIDDAITGASTLDEALSLREDLTNLLNTAGLNIRQWASNHPALLQGLAEENLNKRPQLGESSTIKTLGVVWNSSDDSISYAVTTSKSIGPITKRSISSEIAKIYDPLGLLSPVIIVAKILLQKLWTMEVDWDESLPMEIHTEWIQYYQRLPLLNDVVFQRKTIATGAKELELRGFCDASERAFGACIYMRSIDEHGHVHVTILVAKCKVAPLKTQSIPRIELCGALLLSSLYQTQYERPCSYQSNIPPFGPNLQ encoded by the coding sequence ATGCCAACGCATCCTTTGGCGCGACAGTACCGGAATCGTGAAAACATTCGAATTAAACACGTCACATTTGGACTCTCCGCAGCACCATATCTTGCGATTCGATGCCTCACACAGCTTGCGCAAGACGAGGGACATCAGTTTCCCAAAGCGGCACAGGCATTGACCCGGGATTTCTATATCGACGACGCGATTACGGGGGCGTCGACTCTTGATGAAGCTCTCTCATTACGGGAAGACTTAACAAACCTGCTAAACACAGCAGGGTTAAACATCCGACAATGGGCGTCTAACCATCCAGCCCTATTGCAAGGTTTGGCAGAGGAAAACCTGAATAAAAGGCCTCAGCTCGGAGAGTCATCCACAATAAAAACGCTCGGAGTTGTGTGGAATTCATCGGACGACTCCATTTCTTACGCGGTCACCACATCCAAATCCATCGGACCCATCACCAAAAGGTCAATAAGTTCCGAAATCGCGAAGATCTACGACCCATTAGGGCTTCTGAGCCCGGTAATCATTGTGGCGAAGATTCTGCTCCAGAAGCTCTGGACCATGGAGGTAGACTGGGACGAGTCACTACCGATGGAGATCCATACCGAATGGATCCAATATTATCAGAGACTACCACTCCTGAACGATGTCGTGTTCCAAAGGAAAACCATCGCTACCGGAGCAAAAGAACTCGAATTGCGCGGTTTTTGTGACGCCAGTGAACGCGCCTTTGGCGCTTGCATATACATGCGTTCAATTGACGAACATGGCCATGTCCATGTCACCATTTTAGTCGCGAAATGCAAGGTCGCACCTCTGAAGACTCAGTCAATTCCTCGCATCGAACTTTGCGGCGCCCTTCTGCTATCATCATTATACCAGACACAGTACGAGAGGCCCTGCAGCTACCAATCAAACATACCACCTTTTGGACCGAATCTACAATAG